The genome window TTTTGCTGAATCTCCCTCACTTCCTCTTGATGGGCTTCTATGTCGGCGATGGTTAAATCTTCGGGAGGTTTGTTGGCAACGGAAGCAAATTGTGCCACAAGGGTTTGTAGTCCTGAATTAGAGCGGGTGGGTGCTGTTTGTACAAAGTGTATGGGTAGGGGAAGGGCGCTCGAGTCTAGTTGCTGATAGTTGTCATATTGTTGTAATACGGTATATAAGTTTGGAGCTTTAGCCAAGGCTGGTGCCAATTCGGTGGTGGTCATAAACACCATAGGGCTATACACCAATAGGGGAGAATCGGTAATGGGGGGAATGTAGTTTTGTCCTGGAAATATTTTATCGATTTCGTAAATTAGTTGATTTTGATAAATGGGGCCGTCGAAGGAGATAAGGCTAGGAAATCTCTCGTCATCAGAGGAAATAGAGCCGTTGGCTAGTTGTTGAGAAAGTGATACTACTTCTTGAAATACATCTCCGCTTCCTTTGATGTCGCACACTAGATAATATCTTTCTCCGCTACTCAACTGGGGTTTGGTGGCGTTAAGTTTTTCGGCGGATGCTTCGCAAAATTGCTTTAAGTCGCTTCCTGCTAAAAATCTGATGGGAATACCCTGATTGTTGTTGACTTCATCGGGCATAGACTCACAGCTGATAAGGCCTATGAGGGATGAAATACAAAGAAAACTGATAATTCTTTTTTTCCTAAGCATAAAAAACTAGGGTTAAGGGCGCTGGTACTTTTATTTTAATCAGGAAATGTCAAAAACTATCATAATAATATTTATCTTAATAAAAAATAGTTTTTATCATCAGTAAATAAGCATAAATCATTTTTTAATCTTTACTAGATGGCTAAGTAGGTTGGCGAAATTAATTATAGCTCTTATTTTATTAAGACTCTTATGAACAAGGGGTTTAAACCCCTTGCCTAAATTGATTTGATTATGTCCACTTACTTAATTAACTTATTTTGTTTGGTAAAAAATGGAGGACGGGTTAAAATTCCTTCTTTGGGGCTAAATAAAAAGGCTAATAAAAACATCACTGTTACGACTAATACAATGGCAGCACCAGAAGGGGCATTGAAATAATAACTGATATAGATTCCAACAACACCACTAATGGCTCCCAAAATTCCCCCTAACATCATCATGTGATGCAATTCTTTTACCAATAAATAGGCGGTAATACTAGGGCCAACAAGCAAAGATACGACTAATACTACCCCTACGGCTTGCATACTGGCGATGATAGTTAGGGTAATGGCGGAAACTAAGCCTATATTAATTAATTGTACTGGTAAACCGATCGCCTGAGCGCCAAGGGGATTGAAAGTATAAAAAAGTAAATGGGGATAAAATAATTTAACAAAAATTAGCACGGAAATGGTTATAAAAAATGTTCTCCATAAGTCATTTCCTCTGACTCCTAAAATGTCTCCAAAAAGAAAACTATGTAAATCAATTCTACTTTGTAAAAGGGTAATTAATAGGATTCCCAAAGCAAAAAAACCAGAAAAAACTAAGGACATGGCTACATCTACTTTTACCCTCGATTGGGATTGAATCCACGCAATTATTAAACTACTCAACATCCCTGATATGAATGCCCCTAAAAAGATGTCTATGCCAATGTAAAAGGCGATCGCCAATCCGGGTAACACAGCATGGGCAATGACTTCCCCTAAAAAGCCCATCCTTTGCACAATCAAAAAACTACCTGTAACGGAACATAAAACTCCTAACAAAATAATCATTACCATAGAATTACGAATAAAACCAAATGATAAAGGTTCAAGCAAAAAATCTAACATATACTCCTCAAAAAACAACTAAACTAATCTTATTTATTCAGATCTAAATCATTGGTAAAAACTTAAAATTCAGTTCCCCATTCCCTGTTCCCCGTTCCCTAACTTTAATTATTAGTCAATAAAATTACATTATCTCCATAGGCTTTTTGTAAATTTTCTGGGGTAATAACTTCAGCCCTAGAACCATTGGCAATTAACTTTTTATTAATTAATAAAAAACGGTCATATTCCCTTGAAGTTTCTTTTAA of Cyanobacterium sp. HL-69 contains these proteins:
- a CDS encoding Manganese ABC transporter, inner membrane permease protein SitD translates to MLDFLLEPLSFGFIRNSMVMIILLGVLCSVTGSFLIVQRMGFLGEVIAHAVLPGLAIAFYIGIDIFLGAFISGMLSSLIIAWIQSQSRVKVDVAMSLVFSGFFALGILLITLLQSRIDLHSFLFGDILGVRGNDLWRTFFITISVLIFVKLFYPHLLFYTFNPLGAQAIGLPVQLINIGLVSAITLTIIASMQAVGVVLVVSLLVGPSITAYLLVKELHHMMMLGGILGAISGVVGIYISYYFNAPSGAAIVLVVTVMFLLAFLFSPKEGILTRPPFFTKQNKLIK